In Amycolatopsis methanolica 239, a single genomic region encodes these proteins:
- a CDS encoding MFS transporter, whose product MPKSRSRGDGAGGGEHRDRTPSHSPPRYLVLSLIFIITAINYADRSSLSITGSSISAELRFSTVQLGYIFSAFSWAYVLGQLPGGVLLDRFGARRIYALSLALWTVVTAAISLVGLITTPVLVAVTIVFALRLLLGVFESPAFPVNARVANTWFPTAERGRATAVFNSAQYFATALFAPVMGWITHELGWRWVFVMLGVLGLTLAVGWSRWMDSPRHHRRVTPAELDTMTTGGALVDLDEACTRAEQRVPLDRRTIAKIFSTRPLWGVYISRYAVNALTYFFITWFPVYLVEGRGLALLEVGFVAALPALCGFAGGLAGGFVSDALLRRGASLTAARKIPSVTGMALATSFALCSLTDSSALIVAIMTLAFFGKGLGALGWAITTDIAPPQATSFVGSTMNAFGNAAGIVTPIVIGYTVQATGSFDTALWFVAAHGVLALIGFAVMGKIKRIEFDTREKTA is encoded by the coding sequence ATGCCGAAGTCGAGGTCTCGAGGAGACGGCGCCGGCGGTGGCGAGCACCGCGACCGGACGCCGTCGCATTCCCCCCCCCGGTACCTGGTTCTCAGCCTGATCTTCATCATCACCGCGATCAACTACGCCGACCGCAGCAGCCTGTCGATCACCGGCAGCAGCATCTCGGCCGAGCTCCGCTTCAGCACGGTCCAGCTCGGCTACATCTTCTCCGCCTTCAGCTGGGCCTACGTGCTCGGCCAGCTGCCCGGCGGCGTGCTGCTGGACCGCTTCGGCGCCCGCCGCATCTACGCGCTCAGCCTCGCGCTGTGGACGGTCGTGACCGCCGCGATCAGCCTGGTCGGCCTGATCACCACGCCGGTGCTGGTCGCGGTCACCATCGTGTTCGCGCTCCGGCTGCTGCTGGGCGTGTTCGAATCGCCGGCGTTCCCGGTGAACGCGCGCGTAGCGAACACCTGGTTCCCGACCGCCGAACGCGGACGGGCCACCGCGGTGTTCAACTCCGCGCAGTACTTCGCGACCGCGTTGTTCGCCCCGGTCATGGGGTGGATCACGCACGAGCTCGGCTGGCGCTGGGTGTTCGTCATGCTCGGCGTGCTCGGGCTGACGCTCGCCGTGGGGTGGTCGCGCTGGATGGACTCGCCGCGCCACCACCGCCGCGTGACCCCGGCCGAACTGGACACCATGACCACCGGCGGCGCGCTGGTCGACCTCGACGAAGCGTGCACCCGGGCCGAACAACGCGTCCCGCTGGACCGGCGCACGATCGCGAAGATCTTCTCGACGCGGCCGCTGTGGGGTGTCTACATCTCGCGGTACGCGGTCAACGCGCTCACCTACTTCTTCATCACGTGGTTCCCGGTCTACCTGGTCGAGGGGCGCGGGTTGGCGTTGCTGGAGGTGGGGTTCGTGGCCGCGCTGCCCGCGCTGTGCGGGTTCGCCGGCGGCCTGGCGGGCGGGTTCGTCTCGGATGCCCTGCTGCGCCGCGGGGCCTCGCTCACCGCGGCGCGCAAGATCCCGTCCGTGACCGGGATGGCGCTGGCCACCAGCTTCGCGCTGTGCAGCCTGACCGACAGCAGCGCGCTGATCGTCGCGATCATGACGCTGGCGTTCTTCGGCAAGGGCCTCGGCGCCCTCGGGTGGGCGATCACCACCGACATCGCGCCGCCGCAGGCGACCAGCTTCGTCGGATCCACGATGAACGCCTTCGGCAACGCGGCGGGCATCGTGACGCCCATCGTCATCGGCTACACCGTGCAGGCGACCGGTTCCTTCGACACCGCACTGTGGTTCGTCGCCGCGCACGGTGTCCTCGCCCTCATCGGGTTCGCCGTGATGGGCAAGATCAAGCGCATCGAGTTCGACACCAGGGAGAAGACCGCATGA
- a CDS encoding VOC family protein, whose translation MLDHLGVQVADVEASAALYQRVFGPIGLREAMRFPAGDSVVVGMAGPDGNPDFWLSSAGGAETRELHVAFRAPGRDAVDAVHAAAVEAGVEVLHAPREWPEYHPGYYAVFLRDPDGHNVEAVHHG comes from the coding sequence ATGCTGGATCATCTCGGAGTTCAGGTGGCCGACGTCGAGGCTTCCGCCGCCCTGTATCAGCGCGTGTTCGGGCCGATCGGGTTACGGGAGGCGATGCGTTTTCCCGCGGGCGACAGTGTGGTGGTGGGGATGGCCGGGCCGGACGGCAATCCCGACTTCTGGCTGAGTTCCGCGGGCGGCGCGGAAACCCGCGAGTTGCACGTGGCCTTCCGAGCGCCCGGCAGGGACGCGGTGGACGCCGTGCACGCCGCGGCCGTCGAGGCGGGTGTCGAGGTGCTGCACGCGCCCCGCGAGTGGCCCGAGTACCACCCGGGTTACTACGCGGTGTTCCTGCGCGACCCCGATGGGCACAACGTGGAGGCGGTGCACCACGGCTGA